One window of the Candidatus Jettenia sp. genome contains the following:
- a CDS encoding PDGLE domain-containing protein, with protein sequence MKLLDKKNMVMLIVFGLSFIIGLGFLMVPFTSDMPDGLEKVSENTVDFLKRNDFKSQSHESMPDYRVPGLKNKFNVERYAAVIGVCVVFGITIFAGYLLKKRRKNV encoded by the coding sequence ATGAAGTTGTTAGATAAAAAAAATATGGTAATGCTTATAGTGTTTGGGTTATCTTTCATTATAGGATTAGGATTTCTTATGGTGCCATTTACCTCTGATATGCCAGATGGGCTTGAGAAAGTCTCTGAGAACACCGTAGATTTTCTTAAAAGAAATGATTTTAAATCTCAGTCGCATGAATCTATGCCGGATTATAGAGTGCCCGGTCTAAAAAATAAATTTAATGTTGAACGATACGCGGCTGTTATCGGTGTATGTGTTGTATTTGGGATAACTATTTTTGCTGGATATTTGCTTAAAAAAAGGCGCAAGAATGTGTGA